The following proteins come from a genomic window of bacterium:
- a CDS encoding lipoate--protein ligase family protein, whose product MDKSRIWRLLDDEPRNAGENMAVDEALALSIAGGVSLPVLRLYRWSSPALTYGYFQNPGQEIDIEYCKSNNISFSRRMTGGGVVLHFGDLTYSVITDIGFFGVRNDVMSTYEILHRSVKNALGFLGINAELCVLNPGVTDRRRGFCFVKHSRYDLLVDDIKIAGSAQRRLSNILVHQGYIMLYGAPEESAKILKGGKNNRCARGIDIPSGFPPREEITSSMAKSFEDEFDLKFERGYLSAAERKDAEQLNFDKYSSDKWKYLH is encoded by the coding sequence ATGGATAAAAGTAGAATCTGGCGGCTTTTGGACGACGAACCCAGGAACGCCGGAGAGAATATGGCGGTTGACGAAGCGCTGGCTTTATCGATAGCCGGAGGCGTGTCGCTTCCGGTTCTGAGGCTTTACAGGTGGTCGTCGCCTGCGTTGACCTACGGATATTTCCAGAATCCCGGACAGGAAATAGATATAGAGTATTGCAAAAGTAATAATATAAGTTTTTCAAGAAGGATGACAGGCGGCGGTGTTGTCCTGCACTTCGGGGATTTGACATATTCCGTCATTACGGATATAGGTTTTTTCGGCGTGAGGAATGATGTTATGTCCACATATGAGATACTTCACCGTTCTGTGAAGAATGCATTGGGTTTTCTCGGTATAAATGCCGAATTATGCGTGTTAAACCCGGGCGTGACCGACAGGCGGCGCGGCTTCTGTTTTGTGAAACATTCCAGATATGACCTTTTGGTTGATGATATCAAAATAGCCGGGAGCGCGCAGAGGAGGCTGTCAAATATACTGGTGCATCAGGGATATATTATGTTATACGGCGCGCCGGAAGAAAGCGCTAAGATCCTGAAGGGCGGGAAAAATAACCGCTGCGCGCGCGGCATTGATATACCGTCGGGCTTTCCGCCGAGGGAAGAAATAACATCCTCGATGGCTAAGTCTTTTGAAGATGAGTTTGATTTGAAATTTGAGCGCGGATATTTGAGCGCCGCGGAACGGAAAGATGCGGAACAGTTGAATTTTGATAAATATTCTTCGGACAAATGGAAATACCTGCATTGA
- the gcvPB gene encoding aminomethyl-transferring glycine dehydrogenase subunit GcvPB, whose product MAKKNGTGLIFEKSVKGRKAFSLPEPAAKGNKPADYIPAGFLRSSLEFPEISELDIVRHYTNLASKNFSVDGNFYPLGSCTMKYNPKINEQICAYEGFKDVHPLFPCKKVQGYMSLLKEMEKLLCAITGMDEFCLHPSAGAHGELLGLMLIRAFHDKQGNKRKKIIVPDSSHGTNPSSAAMAGYRIASIKSDRDGRIDLNELRNALDGEVAALMMTNPNTLGLFEDKILEIAGMVHEKGALLYYDGANLNPLLGLCRPGDMGFDVVHLNLHKTFSTPHGGGGPGSGPVGVKKKLEPFLPVPVIRREDDILTFDFNRPDSIGMIKAFWGNTGVILKAFAYITALGDDGLKKTGETSVLNANYLRKKLGEHYNIPFNRACMHEFVISVKDLASKGVHAIDIAKALIDRGIHPPTVYFPLIVEESIMVEPTETESKSTLDSFVDEMVQIRKEAEQNPGSLKDAPVNMSVKRLDEFKAARFPDVKWDFKTQNLE is encoded by the coding sequence ATGGCGAAGAAAAACGGTACAGGTTTGATTTTTGAGAAAAGCGTTAAAGGGAGAAAAGCGTTTTCACTGCCTGAACCTGCTGCAAAAGGTAATAAGCCGGCCGATTATATTCCGGCAGGATTCTTAAGGTCTTCGCTTGAATTTCCTGAGATATCCGAGCTTGATATCGTAAGGCATTATACCAATCTTGCGTCGAAGAATTTCAGTGTTGACGGCAATTTCTACCCTCTTGGATCCTGCACGATGAAATACAACCCCAAAATTAATGAGCAGATATGCGCTTATGAAGGGTTCAAAGATGTACATCCTCTTTTCCCGTGTAAAAAGGTGCAGGGGTATATGTCTTTGCTGAAAGAGATGGAAAAATTACTTTGTGCAATAACGGGTATGGATGAGTTTTGCCTGCATCCTTCGGCGGGCGCGCACGGCGAATTGCTCGGCCTTATGCTGATCAGGGCTTTCCATGACAAACAGGGCAACAAGCGAAAAAAGATTATTGTGCCCGATTCTTCTCACGGCACCAATCCGTCCAGCGCCGCGATGGCGGGATACAGGATTGCTTCGATAAAATCAGACAGGGACGGCCGGATTGATTTGAACGAACTCAGAAACGCTCTTGATGGCGAGGTTGCCGCTTTAATGATGACAAACCCGAACACTCTGGGACTTTTTGAAGATAAAATACTTGAGATTGCCGGGATGGTCCATGAAAAAGGAGCTCTCCTGTATTATGACGGAGCTAACCTAAACCCGCTGCTCGGATTATGCCGTCCCGGTGATATGGGTTTTGACGTTGTACATCTTAATCTCCACAAAACTTTCTCAACGCCTCACGGCGGAGGCGGACCGGGTTCGGGCCCTGTCGGGGTGAAAAAGAAACTGGAACCGTTTCTTCCGGTTCCTGTTATCAGGAGAGAGGATGATATCCTGACGTTTGATTTTAACCGCCCTGACAGCATAGGCATGATTAAGGCTTTTTGGGGAAACACAGGCGTTATCCTGAAAGCTTTCGCTTATATAACGGCGCTGGGAGATGACGGCTTGAAAAAAACGGGTGAGACTTCAGTGTTAAACGCCAATTATCTGAGGAAAAAACTGGGAGAGCATTATAATATTCCTTTTAACAGGGCCTGTATGCATGAATTTGTGATTTCCGTTAAAGACCTGGCCTCAAAAGGAGTCCATGCGATAGATATCGCGAAAGCTCTTATAGACAGGGGAATACACCCTCCGACGGTATATTTCCCTTTGATAGTGGAAGAATCCATAATGGTTGAACCGACTGAAACCGAGAGCAAATCCACGCTGGATTCTTTTGTCGATGAAATGGTTCAAATCCGGAAAGAGGCGGAACAGAATCCCGGGTCTTTGAAAGATGCGCCGGTCAATATGAGCGTGAAGAGGCTTGATGAATTCAAAGCGGCCAGATTTCCGGATGTAAAGTGGGATTTTAAAACACAAAACTTAGAATAA
- a CDS encoding tetratricopeptide repeat protein, translated as MPVNKYILSAIFYTFLFSLAGCSKSGQKPASPGKIEQAYKYYREKSKENPQTASSTKYKLKLGIICLKMGDYNKAVSEFISVIDIDPGIAEAHYNLAYAYQMLGNDDSAITEYKNAITIRPGYSDAYNNLGLLMVEKGYIKEGIYYLRKSQENDSGFSPAYYNLGAVYLTKVKDNDMALDYFARYLEINPSGEKSEDAIKYAELLKSKTGGRKIDTAELYYKRGISAREVGDIKAAVSEFQKSIKDNPRYPDPYRELGLLYQDSLHDNDKALAYFEQYLEMNYKSGDAAEIMRRVKHLRKKGKEPEITPEKIEPEKAGAAPAEEHRSVKSKERELAETRKKAAEYYKSGDYDKSAEAYKSALMLEPDSADLISSLGVVCLKAGNYGEAKEYFVRALEINPSDKNSIEGIIAAERNAGNPEAAAALLLKSGRKDEAADIYREIGSNFAQEKKYTEAISNFEKAEELNPGLNLKQEKNDAASRSAKIKLASGDIKGAEKMLEYLKGNGAAGENIHILKGEILLAEKDFSGAAGEFEKAYSLSRKPELKKLTAGALASGCRQLINKGDLIRAEEIAGKIIEYDPSLSEIIYELAEAYRAKGKDTESAYKYFKLYADKFPSAGHSRKAKAFVADYEKAKEEKDSYRKKMLTVDESAAQHYNLAVTCTNQANYDRAIEEYKKAIQIDPTFTVAHYNLAILYRRKNNLPLAADSYKNAIKSDPRFEKAYVNMGFILKEAGEYDTAISYFKKALTLDPENPVVHLGLAQIYDLKKYNNDLALYHYEKYLGLEPNGKYSADVRARIKVLKTQ; from the coding sequence ATGCCGGTTAATAAATATATTTTATCAGCGATTTTTTATACGTTCCTTTTCAGCCTTGCCGGCTGTTCAAAATCCGGGCAGAAACCCGCCAGCCCAGGTAAGATAGAACAGGCGTATAAATATTACCGGGAAAAATCCAAAGAAAATCCCCAAACCGCTTCCTCGACAAAATACAAGTTAAAGCTGGGGATTATATGCCTGAAGATGGGAGATTACAACAAGGCTGTTTCGGAGTTTATTTCTGTAATAGATATAGACCCCGGCATAGCGGAAGCGCATTACAATCTCGCTTACGCGTATCAGATGCTCGGCAACGACGACAGCGCCATAACCGAATACAAGAATGCGATAACCATAAGGCCCGGTTACTCCGATGCGTATAATAATCTCGGCTTGCTTATGGTGGAAAAAGGGTATATTAAGGAAGGGATATATTATTTAAGAAAATCGCAGGAAAATGACAGCGGTTTTTCCCCGGCTTATTACAACCTTGGCGCCGTATATCTTACAAAGGTAAAAGATAATGATATGGCGCTTGATTATTTCGCGAGGTACCTGGAGATTAATCCTTCGGGCGAAAAATCGGAGGATGCAATCAAATACGCTGAACTTTTAAAATCCAAAACCGGCGGAAGAAAAATTGATACAGCGGAGTTATATTATAAAAGAGGGATTTCCGCGCGTGAGGTTGGGGATATAAAAGCCGCAGTTTCCGAATTTCAGAAGAGCATTAAAGATAACCCGCGCTACCCTGACCCTTACAGGGAATTGGGTTTGCTGTATCAGGACAGCCTGCATGACAATGATAAAGCCCTGGCGTATTTTGAACAGTATCTTGAAATGAATTATAAAAGCGGCGACGCCGCGGAGATCATGCGGCGGGTCAAACACCTGAGAAAGAAGGGAAAAGAGCCGGAAATAACTCCCGAAAAAATCGAACCGGAAAAAGCGGGAGCCGCGCCGGCTGAAGAACATAGAAGCGTTAAGTCAAAAGAGCGGGAACTCGCTGAAACCAGGAAAAAAGCCGCAGAATATTATAAATCGGGCGATTATGATAAATCCGCCGAAGCGTATAAATCCGCATTGATGCTGGAACCTGATTCCGCCGATTTAATTTCATCTCTGGGTGTTGTCTGCCTGAAAGCGGGCAATTACGGGGAGGCGAAGGAATATTTTGTCCGGGCTTTGGAAATCAACCCGTCGGATAAAAACAGCATTGAGGGGATTATCGCCGCGGAGAGGAATGCCGGAAATCCGGAGGCCGCGGCGGCTTTGCTTTTGAAATCGGGCAGAAAGGATGAGGCGGCGGATATATACAGGGAAATAGGTTCGAATTTCGCGCAGGAAAAGAAATATACTGAAGCTATAAGTAATTTTGAAAAGGCCGAGGAACTTAATCCCGGATTGAATTTGAAGCAGGAGAAAAATGACGCCGCGAGCCGGAGCGCGAAAATAAAGCTTGCTTCGGGGGATATAAAAGGCGCGGAAAAAATGCTGGAATACCTTAAAGGCAACGGCGCCGCCGGGGAAAATATCCATATATTGAAAGGGGAAATACTTTTGGCGGAAAAAGATTTTTCCGGAGCGGCCGGCGAATTTGAAAAAGCTTATTCTCTTTCCCGAAAACCGGAATTAAAGAAATTAACTGCGGGGGCCCTTGCGTCAGGATGCAGGCAATTAATAAATAAAGGCGACCTGATTCGGGCGGAAGAAATAGCCGGCAAAATAATAGAATACGACCCTTCGCTTTCCGAAATAATTTATGAACTGGCCGAAGCATACCGGGCCAAAGGTAAAGATACAGAATCCGCCTATAAGTACTTTAAACTGTATGCCGATAAATTTCCTTCTGCCGGGCACTCCCGGAAAGCAAAAGCATTTGTGGCGGATTATGAAAAAGCGAAAGAAGAAAAAGATTCATACAGAAAAAAGATGCTGACCGTTGACGAAAGCGCCGCGCAGCATTACAATCTTGCCGTGACCTGTACGAATCAGGCGAATTATGACCGAGCCATCGAAGAGTATAAAAAAGCGATTCAAATAGACCCCACTTTTACCGTGGCGCATTATAATCTCGCCATACTTTACCGCAGGAAAAATAACCTGCCTCTTGCGGCGGATTCTTATAAAAATGCCATAAAATCCGATCCGCGGTTTGAAAAAGCGTATGTAAATATGGGATTTATTTTAAAAGAGGCGGGCGAGTATGATACAGCAATCAGTTACTTTAAAAAAGCGCTGACACTGGACCCGGAAAATCCGGTTGTCCATCTGGGGCTGGCGCAGATATATGATTTAAAAAAATATAATAATGACCTGGCGCTGTATCATTATGAGAAATATCTCGGGCTTGAGCCGAACGGGAAATATTCTGCGGATGTCAGGGCCCGGATAAAAGTTTTAAAAACGCAGTAA